From one Streptomyces spiramyceticus genomic stretch:
- the pafA gene encoding Pup--protein ligase encodes MDRRIFGLENEYGVTCTFRGQRRLSPDEVARYLFRRVVSWGRSSNVFLRNGARLYLDVGSHPEYATPECDNVTELVTHDKAGERILEGLLVDAERRLHEEGIAGDVYLFKNNTDSAGNSYGCHENYLVARHGEFSRLADILIPFLVTRQLICGAGKVLQTPRGAVFCVSQRAEHIWEGVSSATTRSRPIINTRDEPHADAERYRRLHVIVGDSNMSETTMLLKVGATDLVLRMIEAGTVMRDLTLENPIRAIREVSHDTTGQRKVRLASGREASAIEVQREYYEKAVDFVDRRGIRTGIVEQVLELWGRSLDAIEAEDLDRIGTEIDWVMKYKLIERYRAKHNMTMSHPRVAQIDLAYHDIHRRRGLYYLLEKKGQAARICNDLKIFEGKSVPPQTTRARLRGDFIRRAQEQRRDFTVDWVHLKLNDQAQRTVLCKDPFRSVDDRVEKLIAGM; translated from the coding sequence ATGGATCGCCGCATTTTCGGGCTGGAGAACGAGTACGGCGTCACGTGCACGTTCAGGGGACAGCGCCGACTGTCACCTGACGAAGTGGCGCGCTACCTCTTCCGCCGTGTTGTGTCATGGGGCCGCAGCAGCAATGTCTTCCTGCGGAACGGCGCCCGCCTCTACCTCGACGTGGGATCGCATCCGGAATACGCAACCCCCGAATGCGACAATGTGACCGAGCTCGTCACCCACGACAAAGCGGGCGAGCGCATTCTCGAAGGCCTGCTCGTCGACGCCGAACGCCGCCTGCACGAGGAGGGAATCGCGGGCGACGTCTATCTCTTCAAGAACAACACCGACTCTGCGGGAAACTCATACGGCTGCCACGAGAATTACCTGGTGGCCCGTCACGGAGAGTTCTCCCGGCTGGCGGACATCCTCATCCCGTTCCTCGTCACGCGCCAGCTGATCTGCGGCGCCGGCAAGGTGCTGCAGACCCCGCGTGGCGCGGTCTTCTGCGTCAGCCAGCGCGCCGAGCACATCTGGGAGGGCGTCAGCTCCGCGACCACTCGCTCCCGGCCGATCATCAACACCCGCGACGAACCGCACGCGGACGCCGAGCGCTACCGCAGGCTCCACGTCATCGTCGGCGACTCGAACATGTCCGAGACGACCATGCTGCTCAAGGTCGGCGCCACCGACCTCGTACTGCGCATGATCGAGGCGGGCACGGTCATGCGCGACCTCACCCTGGAGAACCCGATCAGGGCCATCCGTGAGGTCAGCCACGACACCACCGGGCAGCGCAAGGTGCGCCTGGCCAGCGGGCGCGAGGCGTCCGCCATAGAGGTACAGCGCGAGTACTACGAAAAGGCTGTCGACTTCGTGGACCGCCGCGGTATCCGTACGGGCATCGTCGAACAGGTCCTCGAACTGTGGGGCCGTTCGCTCGACGCGATCGAGGCCGAGGACCTCGACCGGATCGGCACCGAGATCGACTGGGTCATGAAGTACAAGCTCATCGAGCGGTACCGGGCCAAGCACAACATGACCATGTCGCATCCCCGGGTCGCGCAGATAGACCTCGCGTATCACGACATTCACCGCCGGCGCGGGCTCTACTACCTGCTGGAGAAGAAGGGGCAAGCCGCCCGTATCTGCAACGACTTGAAAATCTTCGAGGGCAAGTCGGTGCCGCCGCAGACCACCAGGGCGCGGCTGCGCGGCGACTTCATCCGAAGAGCTCAGGAGCAGCGGCGGGACTTCACCGTCGACTGGGTGCACCTCAAGCTCAACGACCAGGCGCAGCGCACGGTGTTGTGCAAAGACCCCTTCCGTTCGGTGGACGACCGGGTGGAGAAACTCATCGCCGGTATGTGA
- a CDS encoding MFS transporter has translation MAAGYAELLRTRHAARLLAGTLVGRLPNATAPIAIVLFTRAEGGSYSLAGGLAAVYGLGNAVGQPLLGRAVDLFGQPRVQLPSAVLSALGMVLLTLAGIDPLLLAYAAVAVAGVFTPPLEGGLRALWPSVLGREDRVHRAYALDAVAQEVMFTVGPLLVTLLVSLWSPAAALLVINAIGVLGALSVVLSEPSRAWRSAPREAHWLGALRSQGLLALLGSFFFVGLALGSITVAGVAYADDHGREAVYGWLMAALGLGALAGGMVYGAREWAGVPERRLRVIVALLALGYLPLMLTPGIPAMTALAALSGVFLAPALACAFIVVDRHAPRGTVTEAFSWLVTTFGVGAAVGTGAAGPAVEHGGTVASFAVAAGAGVAALLVLLATQRVLTIPDAAPLPPGSGVIPCENDRIGAAEPGFRTGHQA, from the coding sequence ATGGCCGCGGGATACGCGGAACTCCTCAGGACGCGGCACGCCGCGCGCCTGCTCGCAGGCACCCTGGTCGGCCGGCTGCCCAACGCCACCGCGCCGATCGCCATCGTGCTCTTCACCCGCGCCGAGGGCGGCAGCTACTCCCTGGCGGGCGGACTCGCCGCGGTGTACGGCCTCGGCAACGCCGTCGGGCAGCCGCTGCTGGGCCGTGCGGTGGACCTGTTCGGGCAGCCACGCGTTCAGCTTCCCTCCGCCGTCCTCTCCGCCCTCGGCATGGTCCTGCTCACGCTCGCCGGCATCGACCCTCTCCTGCTCGCGTACGCCGCCGTGGCCGTCGCCGGTGTCTTCACCCCGCCGCTCGAAGGCGGCCTGCGGGCCCTGTGGCCCAGCGTGCTCGGCCGCGAGGACCGGGTGCACCGGGCGTACGCTCTGGACGCGGTGGCGCAGGAGGTGATGTTCACCGTCGGTCCGTTGCTGGTCACCCTGCTCGTGTCGCTCTGGTCGCCCGCCGCCGCACTGCTCGTCATCAACGCGATAGGCGTGCTGGGTGCGCTCTCCGTCGTACTCTCCGAGCCGTCGCGGGCCTGGCGCTCGGCGCCCCGTGAGGCCCACTGGCTGGGCGCCCTGCGCTCGCAGGGCCTGCTGGCCCTCCTGGGCTCGTTCTTCTTCGTCGGCCTCGCGCTCGGCTCGATCACCGTCGCGGGAGTCGCGTACGCCGACGACCACGGCCGGGAAGCGGTGTACGGCTGGCTGATGGCGGCGCTCGGGCTCGGCGCCCTGGCCGGCGGCATGGTGTACGGCGCGCGCGAGTGGGCAGGGGTCCCCGAACGGCGGCTCCGCGTCATCGTCGCCCTGCTCGCGCTCGGCTATCTGCCGCTGATGCTCACCCCGGGGATACCCGCCATGACGGCGCTCGCCGCCCTCTCCGGAGTCTTCCTGGCGCCTGCGCTCGCCTGCGCCTTCATCGTGGTCGACAGGCATGCCCCGCGCGGCACCGTCACGGAGGCCTTCTCCTGGCTGGTCACCACCTTCGGCGTGGGCGCGGCGGTCGGAACGGGCGCCGCGGGACCGGCAGTCGAGCACGGCGGCACCGTCGCGAGCTTCGCCGTCGCCGCGGGGGCGGGAGTGGCCGCGCTGCTCGTCCTGTTGGCCACCCAGCGTGTTCTCACCATTCCCGATGCCGCTCCCCTTCCCCCCGGGTCCGGCGTAATCCCTTGCGAAAATGATCGAATCGGTGCGGCCGAACCCGGTTTCAGGACAGGCCATCAGGCGTAA
- a CDS encoding LacI family DNA-binding transcriptional regulator yields the protein MSAVRGSTSRRVSTNTEARVSSPDDTHGGATSEVASGTPTSRDVARAAGVSQATVSLVLGDKWRGRVSERTAGLVREAARELGYRPNLAARSLRLGRTRTALLVVPALTNEFFARVYAGAARTAAEHDFGVVLYPSPDGTGPARDPFASARAALDGVIASSMAAGALAAIRGAGLPLVMLDSDPADPGAAAHVNLDIADGMRQVTEHLLGLGHRRFVHLASAVDSWTFDVRAGALREALRAAPDAEVRTVPAPLDVHSAREAAELALTGPGPRPTALVCDDDILAAGACKAVRRLGLRVPEDVSVTGFDDLALATAVEPELTTVRLPAEQVGERGMAALLAVLDGREPEGGDLPVELVVRGSTARA from the coding sequence ATGAGCGCAGTTCGCGGGTCTACCTCGCGGAGAGTGAGCACCAATACGGAGGCACGAGTGAGCAGCCCGGACGACACACACGGGGGCGCCACTTCGGAGGTGGCCTCCGGGACGCCGACCAGCAGGGACGTGGCCCGGGCCGCCGGGGTCTCGCAGGCGACCGTGTCGCTCGTACTCGGCGACAAGTGGCGCGGGCGTGTCTCGGAGCGCACCGCAGGTCTGGTGCGAGAGGCCGCGCGGGAGCTGGGGTACCGGCCGAATCTCGCCGCCCGGAGCCTGCGGCTCGGCAGGACCAGGACGGCGCTGCTCGTCGTGCCGGCGCTCACCAACGAGTTCTTCGCCCGGGTCTACGCGGGCGCCGCCCGCACGGCCGCCGAGCACGATTTCGGCGTCGTGCTCTACCCCTCCCCCGACGGTACGGGCCCCGCCAGGGACCCCTTCGCGTCGGCGCGGGCCGCGCTGGACGGTGTCATCGCATCCTCCATGGCCGCCGGCGCCCTCGCCGCGATCCGGGGCGCGGGGCTGCCGCTCGTGATGCTCGACAGCGACCCGGCGGACCCGGGCGCCGCCGCGCACGTGAACCTCGACATCGCGGACGGGATGCGGCAGGTGACGGAGCATCTGCTCGGGCTCGGCCACCGCCGGTTCGTCCATCTCGCCTCGGCCGTGGACTCCTGGACCTTCGACGTACGGGCCGGGGCGCTCCGCGAGGCGCTGCGCGCGGCCCCGGACGCGGAGGTACGCACCGTGCCCGCGCCCCTCGACGTACACAGCGCGAGGGAGGCCGCCGAACTGGCACTCACCGGTCCCGGGCCCCGGCCGACCGCGCTCGTCTGCGACGACGACATCCTCGCCGCGGGCGCCTGCAAGGCGGTACGGCGGCTCGGCCTGCGGGTGCCCGAGGACGTCTCGGTCACCGGCTTCGACGACCTCGCGCTCGCGACGGCCGTGGAGCCCGAGCTCACCACCGTGCGGCTGCCCGCCGAGCAGGTCGGCGAGCGGGGCATGGCGGCGCTGCTGGCCGTCCTGGACGGCCGCGAGCCCGAGGGCGGAGACCTCCCGGTGGAGCTGGTCGTCCGCGGTTCCACCGCCCGCGCCTGA
- the prcA gene encoding proteasome subunit alpha, producing MSTPFYVSPQQAMADRAEYARKGIARGRSLVVLQYADGIVFVGENPSRALHKFSEIYDRIGFAAAGKYNEYENLRIGGVRYADLRGYTYDREDVTARGLANVYAQTLGTIFSSAAEKPYEVELVVAEVGAEPEGDQIYRLPHDGSIVDEHGSVAVGGNAEQISSFLDQRHRDGMTLAEALKLAVQALSRDTNGSEREIPAERLEVAVLDRTRPQQRKFKRIVGRQLSRLLEADGDAAAPTEAPSDTEE from the coding sequence GTGTCGACGCCGTTCTATGTCTCACCCCAGCAGGCCATGGCCGACCGGGCGGAATACGCCCGGAAGGGCATCGCCCGCGGTCGCAGCCTTGTCGTGCTGCAGTACGCCGACGGCATCGTATTCGTCGGCGAGAACCCGTCCCGTGCGCTGCACAAGTTCAGCGAGATCTACGACCGGATCGGTTTCGCGGCCGCCGGCAAGTACAACGAGTACGAGAACCTGCGTATCGGCGGCGTCCGGTATGCCGATCTCCGTGGATACACCTATGACCGCGAAGACGTGACGGCCCGTGGGCTCGCCAACGTCTACGCGCAGACGCTGGGCACCATCTTCTCCAGTGCGGCCGAGAAGCCGTACGAGGTGGAGCTGGTCGTCGCCGAGGTCGGGGCCGAGCCCGAGGGCGACCAGATCTACCGGCTGCCGCACGACGGGTCGATCGTCGACGAGCACGGCTCGGTCGCGGTCGGCGGCAACGCGGAACAGATCAGCAGCTTCCTCGACCAGCGCCACCGCGACGGTATGACGCTGGCAGAGGCGCTCAAGCTCGCCGTGCAGGCCCTCTCGCGGGACACCAACGGCAGCGAGCGGGAGATCCCCGCCGAGCGGCTCGAGGTCGCGGTCCTGGACCGTACGAGGCCGCAGCAGCGGAAGTTCAAGCGCATCGTCGGCCGTCAGCTGTCCCGCCTGCTTGAGGCGGACGGCGACGCGGCCGCGCCGACCGAAGCGCCTTCGGACACCGAGGAGTAA
- the prcB gene encoding proteasome subunit beta translates to MEANPRSTGRLPAAFLTPGSSSFMDFLGDHLPEMLPGKRVLPPVKGVIEAPHGTTIVAASFPGGVVLAGDRRATMGNMIAQRDIEKVFPADEYSAVGIAGTAGLAVEMVKLFQLELEHFEKVEGAQLSLEGKANRLSTMIRSNLGMAMQGLAVVPLFAGWDVDREKGRIFSYDVTGGRSEEHGFAATGSGSIFARGSMKKLFRDDLTEQQATTLVVQALYDAADDDSATGGPDVARRIYPIVTVITEDGFRKLTEAESSELARAILERRLEQPDGPRAALL, encoded by the coding sequence GTGGAAGCCAACCCTCGTAGCACCGGGCGTCTGCCGGCTGCCTTCCTGACGCCCGGCTCGTCGTCATTTATGGACTTCCTGGGCGACCATTTGCCCGAGATGCTGCCGGGAAAGCGCGTCCTGCCGCCCGTGAAGGGCGTCATCGAGGCGCCGCACGGCACCACCATCGTCGCCGCCTCGTTTCCCGGCGGCGTGGTGCTCGCCGGTGACCGGCGGGCCACCATGGGCAACATGATCGCTCAGCGCGACATCGAGAAGGTCTTCCCGGCCGACGAGTACTCGGCCGTGGGCATCGCGGGCACCGCGGGCCTGGCCGTGGAAATGGTCAAGCTCTTCCAGCTGGAGCTCGAACACTTCGAGAAGGTCGAGGGCGCCCAGCTCTCCCTGGAGGGCAAGGCCAACCGGCTCTCCACGATGATCCGCAGCAACCTGGGCATGGCCATGCAGGGCCTGGCCGTCGTCCCGCTCTTCGCGGGCTGGGACGTCGACCGCGAGAAGGGGCGCATCTTCTCGTACGACGTGACGGGCGGCCGGTCCGAGGAGCACGGCTTCGCGGCCACCGGTTCCGGTTCGATTTTCGCCCGCGGGTCGATGAAGAAGCTCTTCCGTGACGATCTGACGGAGCAGCAGGCGACCACTCTGGTGGTCCAGGCGCTGTACGACGCGGCCGACGACGACTCGGCGACCGGCGGCCCCGACGTGGCCCGCCGTATCTACCCGATTGTCACCGTCATCACCGAAGACGGCTTCCGGAAGCTGACCGAGGCGGAGTCCTCCGAGCTCGCCCGAGCGATCCTCGAGCGCCGGCTGGAACAGCCCGACGGCCCCCGGGCCGCGCTTCTCTGA
- a CDS encoding ubiquitin-like protein Pup: protein MATKDTDGGQQKATRSTEATEEQAQDAQASEDLKERQEKLSDDVDSVLDEIDDVLEENAEDFVRSFVQKGGE from the coding sequence ATGGCGACCAAGGACACTGACGGCGGACAGCAGAAGGCCACACGTTCCACCGAGGCGACCGAGGAGCAGGCGCAGGACGCGCAGGCTTCGGAGGACCTCAAGGAGCGCCAGGAAAAGCTGTCGGACGATGTCGACTCCGTACTGGACGAGATCGACGACGTCCTCGAAGAGAACGCCGAGGACTTCGTGCGTTCCTTTGTCCAAAAGGGCGGAGAGTAA
- the dop gene encoding depupylase/deamidase Dop: protein MTVRRVMGIETEYGISVPGHPNANAMLTSSQIVNAYAAAMHRARRARWDFEEENPLRDARGFDLAREAADNSQLTDEDIGLANVILTNGARLYVDHAHPEYSSPEVTNPRDAVLWDKAGERIMAEAAMRAAQLPGAQPIHLYKNNTDNKGASYGTHENYLMKRETPFSDIVRHLTPFFVSRQVVTGAGRVGIGQDGHEHGFQLSQRADYFEVEVGLETTLKRPIINTRDEPHSDAEKYRRLHVIIGDANLSEISTYLKLGTTALVLSMIEDGFINVDLAVDQPVRTLHQVSHDPTLQRLITLRSGRTLTAVQLQMEYFELARKYVEERFGADADDQTKDVLTRWEDVLNRLENDPMSLSGELDWIAKRELLEGYRRRDTLDWDAARLHLVDLQYADVRPEKGLYNRLVARGKMKRLLDENRVEQAQTKPPEDTRAYFRGRCLEQYADDVAAASWDSVIFDLPGRDSLQRVPTLEPLRGTRNHVKELLDRCRTAEDLVRVLSGG, encoded by the coding sequence ATGACCGTACGGCGAGTAATGGGCATCGAGACGGAGTACGGGATCTCCGTCCCCGGCCACCCGAACGCCAATGCCATGCTCACCTCATCTCAGATCGTCAACGCTTACGCGGCGGCGATGCACCGGGCGCGGCGTGCCCGGTGGGACTTCGAGGAGGAGAACCCGCTGCGGGACGCGCGAGGCTTCGACCTCGCCCGGGAAGCCGCCGACAACAGCCAGCTCACCGACGAGGACATCGGCCTCGCCAATGTCATCCTCACGAACGGCGCGCGGTTGTACGTCGACCACGCGCACCCCGAGTACAGCTCCCCGGAGGTCACCAATCCGCGGGACGCGGTCCTGTGGGACAAGGCCGGCGAGCGGATCATGGCGGAGGCCGCGATGCGCGCCGCCCAGCTGCCCGGGGCGCAGCCGATCCACCTCTACAAGAACAACACCGACAACAAGGGCGCCTCGTACGGCACGCACGAGAACTACCTGATGAAGCGGGAGACCCCGTTCTCGGACATCGTCCGCCACCTGACGCCGTTCTTCGTGTCCCGGCAGGTCGTGACCGGCGCGGGGCGCGTGGGAATCGGCCAGGACGGCCACGAGCACGGCTTCCAGCTCAGCCAGCGGGCCGACTATTTCGAGGTCGAGGTTGGCCTCGAAACCACGCTCAAGCGCCCCATCATCAACACCCGCGACGAGCCCCACTCCGACGCCGAGAAATACCGCAGGCTGCACGTCATCATCGGCGACGCGAACCTCTCCGAGATCTCGACGTACCTGAAGCTGGGCACGACGGCCCTGGTTCTCTCGATGATCGAGGACGGCTTCATCAATGTCGACCTCGCGGTCGACCAGCCCGTACGCACGCTGCACCAGGTCTCGCACGACCCGACGCTGCAGCGGCTGATCACGCTGCGCAGCGGCCGGACACTCACCGCAGTCCAGCTTCAGATGGAGTACTTCGAGCTGGCCCGCAAGTACGTCGAGGAGCGGTTCGGCGCCGACGCCGACGACCAGACGAAGGACGTCCTGACCCGCTGGGAGGACGTCCTGAACCGGCTGGAGAACGATCCGATGAGCCTGTCCGGGGAGCTGGACTGGATCGCCAAGCGGGAGCTCCTGGAGGGCTACCGCAGGCGCGACACCCTGGACTGGGACGCCGCGCGGCTCCACCTGGTCGACCTGCAGTACGCCGACGTACGCCCCGAGAAGGGCCTGTACAACCGTCTGGTGGCCCGCGGCAAGATGAAGCGGCTGCTGGACGAGAACAGGGTCGAACAGGCCCAGACGAAGCCTCCTGAGGACACCCGGGCGTATTTCCGCGGCCGCTGCCTGGAGCAGTACGCCGACGACGTCGCGGCGGCCTCCTGGGATTCGGTCATCTTCGACCTGCCGGGACGCGACTCGCTCCAGCGGGTGCCCACACTGGAACCGTTGCGCGGTACACGTAACCACGTCAAGGAGCTCCTTGACCGCTGCCGGACCGCGGAGGACCTGGTCCGCGTGCTCTCGGGCGGCTGA
- the arc gene encoding proteasome ATPase: MAAHDDDINRGIRPGRGSEDPAGQVAYLEQEIAVLRRKLADSPRHTRILEERIVELQTNLAGVSAQNERLANTLREARDQIVALKEEVDRLAQPPAGFGVFLLANEDGTADIFTGGRKLRVNVSPSVELEELRRGQEVMLNEALNVVEAMEFERAGEIVTLKEILEDGERALVLGHTDEERVVRLAEPLLDATIRPGDSLLLEPRSGYVYEIIPKSEVEELVLEEVPDVDYTKIGGLGNQIELIRDAVELPYLYPDLFKEHELRPPKGILLYGPPGCGKTLIAKAVANSLAKKVAEVTGQPAGKSYFLNIKGPELLNKYVGETERHIRLVFQRAREKASEGTPVIVFFDEMESLFRTRGSGVSSDVENTIVPQLLAEIDGVEGLENVIVIGASNREDMIDPAILRPGRLDVKIKIERPDAEAAKDIFAKYLTSTLPLHADDLSEHSGSKDAAVHGMIQSVVEQMYAESEENRFLEVTYANGDKEVLYFKDFNSGAMIQNIVDRAKKMAIKAFLDQNQKGLRVSHLLQACVDEFKENEDLPNTTNPDDWARISGKKGERIVFIRTLVTGKQGADTGRSIDTVANTGQYL, encoded by the coding sequence GTGGCAGCCCACGACGACGACATCAACCGCGGCATCCGGCCGGGGCGAGGGTCTGAGGACCCCGCCGGCCAGGTTGCCTATCTCGAGCAGGAAATCGCCGTCCTGCGCCGCAAGCTCGCCGACTCTCCGCGTCACACGAGGATTCTCGAAGAGCGGATCGTCGAGCTGCAGACCAACTTGGCAGGCGTGTCCGCTCAGAACGAGCGGCTCGCCAACACGCTCCGCGAGGCCCGCGACCAGATCGTGGCCCTCAAGGAAGAAGTCGACCGGCTCGCGCAGCCGCCTGCCGGCTTCGGTGTCTTCCTCTTGGCGAATGAGGACGGCACGGCCGACATCTTCACCGGTGGCCGCAAGCTACGGGTGAACGTCAGCCCCAGCGTGGAGCTCGAAGAGCTCAGGCGTGGCCAGGAAGTCATGCTCAACGAGGCCCTCAATGTGGTCGAGGCCATGGAGTTCGAGCGTGCCGGGGAAATCGTCACCCTCAAGGAGATCCTTGAGGACGGCGAGCGAGCCCTGGTGCTCGGGCACACCGACGAGGAACGGGTGGTGCGGCTCGCCGAGCCGCTGCTGGACGCGACCATCCGCCCCGGCGACTCCCTGCTGCTCGAACCCCGCTCCGGCTACGTCTACGAGATCATCCCCAAGAGCGAGGTCGAGGAGCTCGTCCTCGAAGAGGTCCCGGACGTCGACTACACCAAGATCGGCGGCCTGGGCAACCAGATCGAGCTGATCCGCGATGCGGTCGAGCTTCCGTACCTCTACCCCGACCTCTTCAAGGAGCACGAACTGCGGCCCCCGAAGGGCATCCTGCTCTACGGTCCGCCCGGTTGCGGCAAGACGCTGATCGCGAAGGCCGTCGCCAACTCCCTTGCCAAGAAGGTCGCCGAGGTGACCGGCCAGCCCGCGGGGAAGAGCTACTTCCTCAACATCAAGGGCCCCGAGCTCCTCAACAAGTACGTCGGTGAGACCGAGCGGCACATCCGCCTCGTCTTCCAGCGTGCCCGGGAGAAGGCGAGCGAGGGTACCCCCGTCATCGTCTTCTTCGACGAGATGGAGTCCCTCTTCCGCACCCGTGGCTCCGGTGTCAGCTCGGACGTGGAGAACACCATCGTTCCGCAGCTGCTCGCCGAGATCGACGGCGTGGAGGGCCTGGAAAACGTCATCGTCATCGGCGCCTCCAACCGCGAAGACATGATCGACCCGGCGATCCTGCGGCCGGGCCGGCTCGACGTGAAGATCAAGATCGAGCGTCCGGACGCCGAGGCGGCGAAGGACATCTTCGCGAAGTACCTCACGTCCACGCTGCCGCTCCACGCGGACGACCTGTCCGAGCACAGCGGCTCCAAGGACGCCGCGGTGCACGGCATGATCCAGTCGGTCGTCGAGCAGATGTACGCGGAGTCCGAGGAGAACCGCTTCCTCGAGGTCACGTACGCCAACGGCGACAAGGAAGTCCTGTACTTCAAGGACTTCAATTCCGGCGCGATGATCCAGAACATCGTCGACCGGGCCAAGAAAATGGCCATCAAGGCCTTCCTCGACCAGAATCAGAAGGGCCTCAGGGTCTCCCACCTCCTCCAGGCTTGCGTGGACGAGTTCAAGGAGAACGAGGACCTGCCGAACACCACGAACCCGGACGACTGGGCCAGGATCTCCGGAAAGAAGGGCGAGCGGATTGTATTCATCCGCACCCTTGTCACCGGAAAGCAGGGCGCGGACACCGGACGCTCCATCGACACCGTGGCAAACACCGGGCAGTACCTGTAG
- a CDS encoding ferredoxin → MTVQQKAHTVEGAQTGDPLEVWIDQDLCTGDGICVQYAPDVFELDIDGLAYVKSADDELLQSPGATTPVPLPLLRDVVDSAKECPGDCIHVRRVSDRVEVYGPDAE, encoded by the coding sequence ATGACCGTGCAGCAGAAGGCTCACACCGTCGAAGGCGCGCAGACCGGCGACCCGCTCGAGGTGTGGATCGACCAGGACCTCTGCACCGGCGACGGAATCTGCGTGCAGTACGCCCCCGACGTCTTCGAGCTCGACATCGACGGCCTGGCGTACGTGAAGAGCGCCGACGACGAGCTGTTGCAGAGCCCCGGCGCCACAACGCCCGTACCGCTGCCCCTTCTCCGCGACGTTGTGGACTCGGCGAAGGAGTGCCCGGGCGACTGCATCCACGTACGCCGCGTTTCGGACAGGGTAGAGGTCTACGGCCCCGACGCAGAGTGA